In Fusarium oxysporum f. sp. lycopersici 4287 chromosome 2, whole genome shotgun sequence, a genomic segment contains:
- a CDS encoding methylthioribose-1-phosphate isomerase, with protein sequence MSSLKAVKYTRGQLQVLDQLRLPHEFHYDDVSNRTEAFDSIATMRVRGAPAIAIVAALGLAVELHNGSITASNAEDTISQIEEALDYLKESRPTAVDLTNAINQLKSTIRAVGSTATKEQVITAFIEEAEKIFEKDLQTNLSIGDHGAEWLRAQAGASPDKKISVLTHCNTGSLATSGHGTALGIIRTLQSKDLLQHAFCTETRPYNQGSRLTAFELVFENIPSTLITDSMAASLFRNRKQEKNIAAVIVGADRVVRNGDTANKIGTYQLAVLAKHHGIKFIVAAPTTSIDLETETGDGIKIEERKKEELTQVTGAVIKPDGTVDESSKVRVATADQRINVWNPAFDVTPAELIDAVVTEKGAIEKGPDGNFDFSKILPERWAKITGA encoded by the coding sequence ATGTCTTCTCTTAAGGCTGTCAAGTACACTCGGGGCCAACTCCAGGTCCTCGACCAACTCCGTCTTCCTCACGAATTTCACTACGATGATGTCTCCAACAGAACAGAGGCCTTCGACAGCATCGCAACTATGCGAGTGCGAGGTGCCCCTGCTATTGCCATCGTAGCAGCCCTCGGACTGGCTGTTGAGCTCCACAATGGAAGCATCACAGCTTCAAACGCTGAAGATACCATTTCTCAAATCGAGGAAGCTCTCGACTATCTCAAAGAAAGCCGACCTACAGCTGTCGACTTGACCAACGCTATTAACCAGCTCAAGTCCACAATAAGGGCGGTTGGAAGCACTGCCACCAAGGAACAGGTTATCACAGCTTTCATcgaagaggctgagaagatcTTTGAGAAGGATCTCCAGACCAACCTCTCCATCGGTGATCATGGAGCTGAGTGGCTGCGAGCCCAAGCTGGTGCTTCTCCTGACAAGAAGATCTCGGTCCTCACACACTGCAACACTGGATCCCTTGCTACATCTGGCCACGGCACTGCGTTGGGAATAATCCGAACTCTTCAGTCCAAGGATCTTCTCCAACACGCCTTCTGCACAGAGACTCGACCTTACAACCAAGGAAGCAGACTCACTGCTTTTGAGCTTGTCTTCGAGAACATTCCCAGCACTCTCATTACCGACTCCATGGCTGCTTCACTCTTCCGCAACCGCAAGCAAGAAAAGAACATTGCCGCTGTCATTGTCGGTGCTGACCGTGTCGTTCGCAACGGTGACACAGCTAACAAGATTGGTACTTACCAACTCGCTGTTCTGGCCAAGCACCACGGTATCAAGttcatcgtcgctgctcCTACAACCAGCATCGACCTTGAGACCGAGACTGGCGATGGTatcaagattgaggagagaaagaaggaggagcttACACAGGTCACAGGAGCTGTGATCAAGCCCGATGGTACCGTCGATGAGAGCAGCAAGGTCCGTGTTGCTACCGCTGACCAGCGGATCAACGTGTGGAACCCTGCCTTCGATGTCACTCCCGCCGAGCTCATCGACGCCGTGGTCACAGAGAAGGGCGCCATTGAGAAGGGACCTGATGGTAACTTtgacttcagcaagatcctGCCTGAGCGCTGGGCCAAGATTACTGGTGCATAA
- a CDS encoding acetylornithine deacetylase, producing MRVATVASFLASASLATAFDWQQVLGDWDQQPSSDAIASNDDAPSYRSELLSLHKSLIETSSVSGTEHDVGVWLEGYLEKKGYTTSRQEVEPFENTPEGKPRFNVLAWRQDGKKTFDPKICVSSHIDVVPPHIPYGIDDGEVTKETMITGRGSVDAKGSVAAQITAVEDLIEHGKIDPHKLVLLFVVGEEVKGDGMRRFSEAIETKELPYSLDAVIFGEPTELKLACGHKGMLGCDVTTKGFPGHSGYPWLGKSANELMIRAFAKVLDTDLGSSELFGNTTVNIGRFHGGVASNVIPEEAKVGLAVRVASGKQADGHVVVHDKIQAIFDEVDKDAFIFDCTHGYGPVEANCDVDGFEKITVNYGTDIPNLKGDHTRYLYGPGNILVAHGARENLTVADLETAVEGYQKLILHALKQ from the exons ATGCGTGTCGCAACAGTCGCCAGTTTTCTGGCCTCGGCCTCTTTGGCCACTGCATTCGATTGGCAGCAGGTTCTTGGAGATTGGGACCAACAGCCTTCCTCCGACGCCATTGCCAGCAACGACGATGCGCCCTCGTACCGATCCGAGCTACTGAGCTTGCACAAGTCTCTTATTGAGACCTCCTCGGTTTCTGGGACTGAAcatgatgttggtgtttggCTTGAGGGAtatcttgagaagaagggatATACTACTTCGCGTCAGGAAGTTGAGCCTTTTGAGAATACGCCGGAAGGAAAGCCGAGGTTCAATGTGCTGGCTTGGCGACAAGACGGAAAGAAGACTTTCGATCCCAAGATCTGCGTGAGCAGCCACATTGATGTTGTGCCGCCGCACATCCCATATGGAATTGATGATGGGGAGGTTACAAAAGAGACCATGATCACCGGCCGAGGCAGCGTGGATGCCAAGGGTAGCGTTGCAGCTCAAATCACTGCAGTTGAGGATCTTATCGAGCACGGAAAGATCGACCCCCATAAGCTTGTCCTTCTGTTCGTTGTAGGCGAGGAGGTCAAGGGCGACGGCATGCGCCGTTTCAGCGAGGCGATTGAGACCAAGGAGCTCCCGTACAGTCTCGACGCTGTTATTTTCGGAGAGCCTACCGAGCTCAAGCTTGCTTGCGGACACAAGGGCATGTTGGGTTGCGACGTTACCACAAAGGGCTTCCCCGGTCACAGTGGTTACCCATGGCTCGGCAAGTCAGCCAACGAGCTGATGATTCGAGCATTCGCTAAAGTCCTCGACACCGACCTTGGTAGCAGTGAGCTGTTTGGTAACACCACTGTCAACATTGGTCGATTCCATGGCGGTGTGGCCTCTAACGTCATTCCTGAGGAGGCCAAGGTCGGACTGGCTGTCCGAGTCGCGAGCGGAAAGCAGGCTGATGGACATGTTGTTGTCCATGACAAAATCCAGGCCATCTTTGACGAGGTTGACAAGGATGCTTTCATTTTCGACTGCACCCACGGGTACGGACCTGTGGAGGCAAACTGCGATGTGGATG GCTTCGAGAAAATCACCGTCAACTACGGAACCGACATTCCCAACCTCAAGGGTGACCACACGAGGTATCTGTATGGCCCAGGAAACATTCTTGTTGCACATGGCGCGAGGGAGAACTTGACCGTTGCTGATCTTGAAACTGCCGTTGAAGGATACCAAAAGCTGATTCTTCATGCGTTGAAGCAATAA